One Dehalogenimonas sp. THU2 DNA window includes the following coding sequences:
- a CDS encoding J domain-containing protein: MEERFNRIKRMQQDLANELQVFMCELFTSAADPATVMSFAQRLGVDIPAGRSLSPQQPLNDPYRILGCDRATPQEQVRRRYLDLLRKLHPDTAGIKGTEYLTQLVTEAFKKISVERMW; the protein is encoded by the coding sequence ATGGAAGAACGATTTAACCGTATCAAGAGGATGCAGCAAGACCTGGCAAATGAGCTTCAAGTGTTCATGTGCGAGCTCTTTACCAGCGCCGCGGACCCGGCTACCGTCATGAGCTTCGCCCAGAGGCTGGGCGTGGACATTCCGGCGGGGAGGTCTTTGTCTCCCCAACAGCCGCTCAATGATCCGTACCGAATCCTCGGCTGTGACCGGGCGACGCCCCAGGAGCAGGTGCGACGGCGCTACCTGGACCTGCTCCGAAAACTCCACCCCGATACCGCTGGCATCAAGGGCACGGAGTATCTGACCCAACTGGTGACGGAGGCCTTCAAGAAGATCTCTGTCGAGAGGATGTGGTAA
- a CDS encoding ATP-binding protein has product MKDESVLEQLSEIARFEASVDMEKDYRIGWGWRQVRIWPATLSKLFKEGYLENVFRSNSHTGYRLSELGKSLLSAENAPPQTRQEPKLAAPDSLFADIIGHDGVKELLRASLLAEKPVHVLLTGPPALAKTLFLWDIEKAGGEKAIWLVGSATSKAGLWDLVAGREPSILLIDEIDKMNAADTAALLTMMEGGRLVRAKRGRELNINNPLWVVAASNRCEKLSPELRSRFAIRNLNPYSRAEYLAVVKGVLVRSEGLSLELAAEVAGRLDGLTQNVRDAIRVARLAPQLGVEKAIKLLLGGASSEN; this is encoded by the coding sequence GTGAAGGATGAAAGCGTCCTGGAACAACTTTCCGAGATCGCCCGTTTCGAGGCATCGGTCGACATGGAGAAAGACTACCGTATCGGCTGGGGCTGGCGCCAGGTGAGGATCTGGCCGGCGACGCTTTCCAAGCTCTTCAAAGAAGGCTACCTCGAAAACGTCTTTCGCTCCAACTCCCACACCGGTTACCGGCTGAGCGAGCTCGGTAAAAGTCTTCTTTCAGCCGAGAATGCGCCGCCTCAGACACGCCAGGAGCCAAAACTGGCGGCGCCCGATTCCCTTTTTGCCGATATCATCGGGCATGACGGCGTAAAAGAGCTTCTGAGGGCCTCGCTTCTGGCTGAAAAGCCGGTGCACGTCCTTCTCACCGGGCCGCCCGCCCTGGCCAAGACGCTTTTCCTTTGGGACATCGAAAAGGCTGGCGGCGAGAAGGCCATCTGGCTGGTGGGCTCGGCGACGTCGAAGGCCGGGCTGTGGGATCTCGTCGCCGGGAGGGAGCCGTCGATCCTTCTTATCGACGAGATCGACAAGATGAACGCCGCCGATACCGCGGCGCTTTTAACCATGATGGAAGGCGGTCGCCTGGTCCGGGCCAAAAGAGGCCGCGAGCTTAACATCAACAATCCCCTGTGGGTGGTAGCCGCATCAAACCGGTGCGAGAAACTGTCGCCGGAACTCCGGTCGCGGTTTGCAATCCGGAACCTTAATCCATACAGCCGGGCGGAATACCTCGCGGTGGTTAAAGGCGTCCTCGTTCGCTCGGAGGGCTTGAGCCTCGAGCTTGCAGCTGAGGTCGCCGGCAGGCTAGACGGGCTGACCCAGAACGTCCGGGATGCCATCAGGGTGGCCAGGCTGGCGCCGCAGCTCGGCGTCGAGAAGGCGATCAAATTACTTCTGGGAGGAGCGTCAAGTGAAAACTGA
- a CDS encoding cell division protein FtsH, protein MYRVQQISGPFAPGQAGPMQVAGPSAYYPSQTTDPFSGMFSAMMPMIMMVMMMAIIMPMMKGVTSKD, encoded by the coding sequence ATGTACAGAGTACAACAGATCAGCGGGCCGTTCGCACCGGGCCAGGCGGGTCCGATGCAGGTGGCCGGGCCTTCCGCCTACTACCCGAGCCAGACCACCGATCCCTTCTCGGGGATGTTTTCCGCCATGATGCCCATGATCATGATGGTGATGATGATGGCTATCATCATGCCCATGATGAAGGGCGTCACGTCCAAGGACTGA
- a CDS encoding cytosine permease has product MNGYPTEYDQYQPMFWQAAVSGVIGIAMMVAMGAWALSMVRKALKGEDVEFPL; this is encoded by the coding sequence ATGAACGGCTATCCCACAGAATACGACCAATATCAGCCGATGTTCTGGCAGGCGGCGGTCTCGGGCGTTATCGGCATCGCCATGATGGTCGCGATGGGCGCCTGGGCGCTGTCGATGGTAAGGAAAGCCCTCAAGGGCGAGGATGTGGAGTTCCCGCTGTGA
- a CDS encoding S8 family serine peptidase, translating to MRYAIIPKGKSLTDIEVEATKIGARNLKKAEVIGQIFCELDQAQAEKLAAVSGLVLKPLKEYGTSQMTAQAPPAESISDVFYLLRSYFAPPITGTGLTVAVLDSGVRKTHQSLQSKVVYEANFTESPNAADVFGHGTQVAFTVAGGHHALGENAGVSPGAVIMNIKVIGDEGVASDEAIVLGIDRVCDLAEQARTSGLLPTDDMYPNVINLSLGGEDDGDPDNPVRVACQKASVEYGLDVIAAAGNTGPKMTTVMLPACEPEVIAVGAVETFGELLVWERSSRGPTVQGETKPDFVIWGTNLEMASDKNDEDFLVKSGTSFAAPMLSGLTGLLWESGRRAYGEGWQYRWTSAREVAPYFSAKPQDAPLSKDNAYGYGLPAMGAMLGQVMQGTSPNAQTTEMVQMMTAMMMMAGIMGAI from the coding sequence ATGCGCTACGCCATCATTCCAAAAGGTAAAAGCCTGACCGATATCGAGGTCGAAGCAACAAAGATCGGCGCCCGGAACCTGAAAAAGGCGGAGGTCATCGGCCAGATCTTCTGTGAACTGGATCAAGCTCAGGCCGAGAAACTGGCTGCGGTCTCGGGGCTGGTGCTTAAGCCCCTCAAGGAATACGGCACCAGTCAGATGACCGCCCAAGCGCCGCCGGCCGAGAGCATCTCGGACGTCTTCTATCTCCTACGGAGCTATTTCGCTCCGCCGATCACTGGCACCGGCTTGACAGTGGCTGTCCTCGATAGCGGCGTCAGGAAGACGCACCAGTCGCTACAGAGCAAGGTGGTTTATGAGGCCAACTTCACCGAGTCGCCGAACGCCGCCGACGTCTTCGGACACGGCACCCAGGTAGCTTTCACTGTCGCCGGCGGGCACCATGCACTGGGCGAGAACGCCGGAGTGTCGCCCGGCGCCGTGATCATGAATATCAAAGTCATCGGCGACGAAGGCGTCGCCTCGGACGAGGCTATCGTGCTCGGCATCGACCGGGTGTGCGACCTCGCCGAGCAGGCGCGGACCTCCGGGCTTTTACCGACCGACGACATGTATCCTAACGTCATCAACCTCTCCCTCGGTGGCGAGGACGACGGTGATCCGGATAACCCCGTCCGCGTCGCCTGCCAGAAGGCAAGCGTCGAGTATGGTTTGGACGTCATCGCCGCGGCGGGCAACACCGGTCCGAAAATGACCACGGTGATGCTGCCGGCCTGCGAGCCAGAGGTCATTGCAGTCGGAGCGGTCGAGACCTTCGGCGAACTCCTTGTCTGGGAGAGATCCTCGCGCGGACCGACCGTCCAGGGCGAGACCAAGCCGGATTTCGTCATCTGGGGCACTAATCTCGAGATGGCCTCCGATAAGAACGACGAAGACTTCCTGGTGAAGTCGGGAACGAGTTTTGCCGCGCCGATGCTTTCAGGTCTCACCGGACTTCTCTGGGAAAGCGGCCGCAGGGCTTACGGAGAAGGCTGGCAATATCGGTGGACATCGGCCAGGGAGGTAGCGCCATATTTTTCAGCCAAACCGCAAGACGCCCCACTCTCTAAAGACAACGCCTATGGTTATGGGCTGCCAGCCATGGGCGCCATGCTGGGCCAAGTGATGCAGGGCACCTCTCCTAACGCTCAGACAACAGAGATGGTTCAAATGATGACGGCCATGATGATGATGGCCGGAATAATGGGAGCGATTTAA
- a CDS encoding tyrosine-type recombinase/integrase, with the protein MGKAYLEPGDVARLEDAAQYLRDRLLIRLLFHLGCRVSEALALRLKDIDIRRGTVTIEHLKSRIQLSCPGCSARLGKGHKYCPVCGQGVEKAVAQEKAHHRYRTLPVDETTLTLLKEYIGRGGAVERNGEKHLFDLRRNRVWQIVKECAEHAGLPRLVNAESGKTHNVSPHRLRDAFAVHAVKADDSGDGLRLLQEHLGHRSIVTTMKYRKVSGEEQKEWYRKLWQGGQANGQVCQP; encoded by the coding sequence ATGGGCAAGGCTTACCTGGAACCGGGCGATGTGGCCAGGCTCGAAGACGCGGCGCAGTATCTCCGGGACCGGTTGCTGATTCGGCTCTTGTTTCATCTCGGCTGCAGGGTGTCAGAAGCCCTCGCCCTTCGGCTCAAGGACATAGATATTAGACGCGGCACGGTGACCATCGAGCACCTGAAGTCGCGAATCCAGTTGTCATGCCCCGGCTGCAGCGCGCGCCTGGGCAAAGGCCACAAGTATTGCCCTGTATGCGGACAGGGAGTAGAGAAGGCGGTCGCCCAGGAGAAAGCACATCACCGGTACCGGACGCTTCCGGTAGATGAGACTACTCTAACATTACTCAAGGAATACATCGGCCGCGGTGGCGCCGTCGAGAGGAACGGCGAAAAGCATCTGTTCGATCTGCGGCGTAACCGCGTCTGGCAGATCGTGAAAGAGTGTGCTGAGCACGCCGGTCTTCCGCGCCTTGTGAACGCCGAGAGCGGCAAGACCCACAACGTCAGCCCGCACCGACTGCGCGATGCCTTCGCCGTTCATGCGGTGAAGGCGGACGACTCTGGCGACGGATTACGGCTGCTACAGGAGCACCTAGGCCACCGGAGCATCGTCACTACCATGAAATACCGCAAGGTTTCCGGTGAAGAACAGAAGGAATGGTATCGGAAACTCTGGCAAGGAGGACAAGCTAATGGGCAGGTATGCCAACCATGA
- a CDS encoding DUF192 domain-containing protein → MAGQVKITIKDREWIAVVAATPWELTKGLGGLSELATGTGMLFDLGSSRVVEVTTVPMLFPLDIAFLSEDFTLTEIYRDISPGYLVSSTSPIHYFIEVNAGEFEGIEVGDEASVSWLPFQESPPAAPDWTSTIALLGGSLAAGVFLIGLSRHFSDSIVDSSGSELPAVAGASSTKCEIVTPRSYDLMRWVGAPVPDYSFSIEPEAKERRIDEVLKKLKEGVDGIQSSSHFRNFLLTMSKFHDYSIGNLILIASQNPNATRVAGFNTWKDLGRFVRKGEKGIAILAPCLPPKSSLKAELVDQPEGKKNDEEEEKQEFLRPIYFKVVYVFDLSQTEGKPLPEFEVPVLTGEANEELFGDITHLVRSEGVHVGFDSKPYQDPAIKGYFSGKEIWVRPEESRAQQLKTLIHEVAHYYSEGVFHIPRRDAETIAESVAFAVGAHFGFDTGTRSFPYVAFWAQDKKVLERNLASIRQVTTRIIEGLESLARKPAGVA, encoded by the coding sequence ATGGCCGGCCAGGTAAAGATAACCATCAAGGACAGGGAGTGGATCGCCGTCGTGGCGGCCACCCCTTGGGAACTGACCAAGGGCCTGGGCGGGCTATCCGAGCTGGCGACTGGGACCGGGATGCTTTTTGACCTGGGGTCTTCCCGGGTTGTCGAAGTGACCACCGTGCCGATGTTGTTCCCGCTGGATATTGCTTTTCTTTCCGAGGACTTTACATTAACAGAGATCTATCGTGATATCTCGCCTGGCTATCTGGTCAGTTCGACTTCGCCAATCCATTATTTCATTGAAGTGAATGCCGGCGAGTTCGAAGGAATCGAGGTTGGCGACGAGGCCTCGGTGAGCTGGCTACCGTTCCAGGAATCGCCGCCGGCGGCGCCAGATTGGACAAGCACTATTGCCTTGCTCGGCGGCTCCCTGGCAGCAGGGGTGTTTCTGATCGGCCTGTCCCGCCATTTCTCCGATTCTATCGTCGACTCTTCAGGATCAGAATTGCCGGCAGTAGCCGGCGCCTCGTCAACCAAATGCGAGATCGTCACCCCTCGAAGCTACGACCTGATGAGATGGGTCGGTGCCCCGGTGCCGGACTACAGCTTTTCTATCGAGCCTGAGGCTAAAGAGCGCCGCATCGATGAGGTCCTTAAAAAGCTCAAGGAAGGCGTCGACGGCATCCAGTCCAGCAGCCACTTCCGGAACTTTCTCTTAACTATGTCGAAGTTTCATGACTATTCTATCGGCAACCTGATTCTCATCGCCTCCCAGAATCCGAATGCTACCCGGGTGGCCGGTTTCAACACCTGGAAGGACCTCGGCCGCTTTGTTAGGAAAGGCGAAAAGGGCATTGCCATTCTCGCTCCGTGCCTGCCGCCGAAGTCGTCTTTGAAAGCCGAACTGGTTGACCAACCCGAAGGCAAGAAAAACGACGAGGAAGAGGAGAAACAGGAATTTCTGAGGCCGATCTACTTCAAGGTGGTCTATGTCTTCGACCTCAGTCAAACCGAAGGCAAGCCGCTGCCCGAATTCGAGGTTCCAGTACTCACCGGAGAAGCCAACGAAGAACTTTTCGGCGACATTACGCATCTCGTCAGGAGTGAAGGCGTGCACGTCGGGTTTGACTCGAAGCCGTACCAGGACCCGGCCATCAAGGGCTATTTCTCCGGCAAGGAAATCTGGGTCAGGCCCGAGGAATCGCGGGCTCAGCAACTGAAGACGCTTATCCACGAGGTGGCCCACTACTATTCCGAAGGAGTCTTCCACATTCCGAGGCGGGATGCTGAAACCATCGCCGAAAGCGTTGCCTTTGCCGTCGGCGCCCACTTCGGCTTCGATACTGGAACCAGGTCCTTCCCCTACGTCGCCTTCTGGGCGCAGGACAAGAAGGTCCTTGAGCGAAATCTGGCCTCGATCCGCCAGGTGACGACCAGAATCATTGAAGGCCTCGAATCCCTGGCGAGAAAGCCAGCAGGGGTGGCTTAG